A window of the Gemmatirosa kalamazoonensis genome harbors these coding sequences:
- a CDS encoding matrixin family metalloprotease, with translation MPFFPLLAALLVQRPQPAVDVDSTPALACGRLAASVAGGSVAASLERALLVHGGAVRWPARTVSVWLQRRPLDVGSTGHDAGEWRAALAAGATAWSDVVSGLRVTVARDSTRADVRVVWAPTLRTAPDDPSAGALGALTAGRTTLVSDDDGRAVAATVVLALATPDGAPYAPRDVRAVTQHEMGHALGLGHHASAGSVMAPLVTAERIGDEDRAVLRALYALPIGTRCTAPAVIAAR, from the coding sequence ATGCCGTTCTTCCCTCTCCTCGCCGCGCTGCTCGTGCAGCGCCCCCAGCCCGCCGTGGACGTCGACTCCACGCCGGCGCTCGCGTGTGGGAGGCTCGCCGCGAGCGTCGCCGGAGGAAGCGTGGCCGCGAGCCTGGAGCGTGCGCTCCTCGTGCACGGCGGCGCCGTGCGGTGGCCCGCGCGGACGGTCTCGGTGTGGCTGCAGCGCCGCCCGCTCGACGTGGGGAGCACCGGTCACGACGCTGGCGAGTGGCGCGCGGCGCTCGCCGCTGGAGCGACGGCGTGGAGCGACGTCGTCTCGGGGCTGCGGGTGACCGTCGCCCGCGACTCGACGCGGGCCGACGTGCGAGTGGTGTGGGCGCCGACGCTGCGCACCGCACCCGACGACCCGTCGGCCGGCGCGCTCGGGGCGCTCACGGCCGGCCGCACGACGCTCGTCTCCGACGACGACGGGCGCGCCGTGGCGGCCACGGTCGTCCTCGCGCTCGCGACGCCCGACGGCGCGCCCTACGCGCCGCGCGACGTGCGCGCGGTGACGCAGCACGAGATGGGGCACGCGCTCGGCCTCGGCCACCACGCGTCGGCCGGCTCGGTCATGGCGCCGCTCGTCACGGCGGAGCGCATCGGCGACGAGGACCGCGCGGTGCTGCGCGCGCTGTACGCGCTGCCGATCGGGACGCGCTGCACGGCGCCGGCCGTGATCGCGGCCCGTTAG
- a CDS encoding acyl-CoA dehydrogenase family protein: MTTTMQAGADRGATVDETLLARARALGPIVREHAAAAERERRLARPVVDALRAAGLFRMFTPRELGGLETDPVTVAHVAETIASFDSAAGWALQAGNTGAWWASRFPEAGAQELFADGPDLVMAASFSPPHRAEAVPGGYRLTGRGPLASTIHEAPWVMMTGIVFDGDEPRMTPFGPAIVALVARTSEVEIVDTWHSLGMRGTDSNDVAADGVFVPAARSTLIAPTFEPAGPFAGPLYRMPALASVDVVIAPVALSIGRGAITALRELAERKTPLGATKTLRHRAAVQSAVAEGEARLRAARLLFYDTLGATWRRTVAGEANTLEHRADLMLASAHAVRTAARVTDLMHRAGGTGGIYARSPLERHFRDAQTVRHHGFVGEARLETVGQVYLGVEPEFGMVAF; this comes from the coding sequence ATGACGACGACGATGCAGGCCGGCGCCGACCGCGGCGCCACGGTCGACGAGACGCTGCTCGCGCGGGCCCGCGCGCTGGGACCGATCGTGCGTGAGCACGCCGCCGCCGCCGAGCGTGAGCGGCGGCTCGCGCGGCCGGTGGTCGACGCCCTGCGGGCGGCGGGCCTCTTCCGGATGTTCACGCCGCGCGAGTTAGGCGGCCTGGAGACCGACCCGGTCACGGTCGCGCACGTCGCCGAGACGATCGCGAGCTTCGACAGCGCCGCGGGGTGGGCGCTGCAGGCGGGCAACACGGGCGCCTGGTGGGCGTCGCGCTTCCCCGAGGCCGGCGCGCAGGAGCTGTTCGCCGACGGCCCGGACCTCGTCATGGCGGCGTCGTTCAGCCCGCCGCACCGCGCGGAGGCCGTGCCCGGCGGCTACCGGCTCACCGGACGCGGGCCGCTCGCCAGCACGATTCACGAGGCGCCGTGGGTGATGATGACGGGGATCGTGTTCGACGGCGACGAGCCGCGCATGACGCCGTTCGGTCCCGCGATCGTGGCGCTCGTGGCGCGCACGAGCGAGGTCGAGATCGTGGACACGTGGCATTCGCTCGGCATGCGCGGCACCGACAGCAACGACGTCGCGGCGGACGGCGTGTTCGTCCCCGCAGCGCGGAGCACGTTGATCGCTCCGACGTTCGAGCCCGCAGGGCCGTTCGCCGGTCCGCTGTACCGCATGCCGGCGCTCGCGTCGGTCGACGTGGTGATCGCGCCCGTGGCGCTGTCGATCGGGCGCGGCGCGATCACGGCGCTGCGCGAGCTCGCCGAGCGCAAGACGCCGCTCGGCGCGACGAAGACGCTGCGCCACCGCGCGGCGGTGCAGAGCGCGGTGGCGGAAGGCGAGGCGCGGCTCCGCGCGGCGCGCCTGCTGTTCTACGACACGCTCGGCGCGACGTGGCGGCGCACGGTCGCGGGAGAGGCGAACACGCTCGAGCACCGCGCCGACCTGATGCTCGCGAGCGCGCACGCCGTGCGCACGGCGGCACGGGTGACGGACCTCATGCACCGCGCCGGCGGTACCGGGGGGATCTACGCGCGCAGCCCGCTCGAGCGGCACTTCCGCGACGCGCAGACGGTGCGCCACCACGGGTTCGTGGGCGAGGCGCGGCTCGAGACGGTGGGACAGGTCTACCTCGGCGTCGAGCCGGAGTTCGGGATGGTCGCGTTCTGA
- a CDS encoding L-histidine N(alpha)-methyltransferase, with product MRTAPAGSDEASRTGSPHWGPARVAEVMDALRHRQREVPAWVLAEARADGDEIVRHACAAVERALITNHLPELLRADVRVAVLVAPDAASAAEPLLDALGELGTTVHAVAGDPTLDLGLPSLPHPRLHVCTGNALGRFGTVGAVRLLRVVRATMTAADRLLLGLDLRRDRAVLEDEGHDAAGARAATHLGVLRLLNRELGADFDARQFAYTVRYDADLRRVDTSLVARRALFVETARHGSIVLRQGESIRTAVDCKFDRGRVDAMLSGVGLRATSWWTDAAERFALVVAAPAA from the coding sequence ATGCGGACCGCGCCGGCGGGATCCGACGAGGCATCGCGGACCGGGAGCCCCCACTGGGGCCCGGCCCGCGTCGCCGAGGTGATGGACGCGCTGCGCCACCGGCAGCGCGAGGTGCCGGCGTGGGTGCTCGCCGAGGCCCGCGCCGACGGCGACGAGATCGTTAGGCACGCGTGCGCGGCGGTGGAGCGCGCGCTGATCACGAACCATCTGCCGGAGCTGCTGCGCGCCGACGTGCGTGTCGCCGTGCTCGTGGCGCCGGATGCGGCGAGCGCCGCCGAGCCGCTGCTCGACGCGCTCGGCGAGCTGGGGACCACGGTGCACGCCGTCGCCGGCGATCCCACGCTCGACCTCGGGCTGCCGTCGCTGCCGCATCCACGGCTGCACGTCTGCACGGGAAATGCGTTGGGCCGCTTTGGAACCGTGGGCGCGGTGCGGCTCCTGCGCGTGGTGCGCGCGACGATGACCGCCGCCGACCGCCTGCTGCTCGGTCTCGACCTGCGGCGCGACCGTGCGGTGCTGGAGGACGAGGGGCACGACGCCGCCGGTGCCCGCGCCGCGACGCACCTCGGCGTGCTGCGACTGCTGAACCGCGAGCTCGGCGCCGACTTCGACGCGCGGCAGTTCGCGTACACCGTGCGCTACGACGCCGATCTGCGGCGCGTCGACACGTCGCTCGTCGCGCGCCGCGCGCTGTTCGTGGAGACGGCGCGGCACGGCTCGATCGTGCTGCGGCAGGGCGAGTCGATCCGCACGGCGGTGGACTGCAAGTTCGATCGGGGCCGTGTCGACGCGATGTTGAGCGGGGTGGGCCTCCGCGCGACGTCGTGGTGGACCGACGCCGCGGAACGCTTCGCCCTGGTCGTCGCGGCGCCCGCCGCGTGA
- a CDS encoding fibronectin type III domain-containing protein: MGLHPRRLLTLAVITALAACSSNDNGVVGTTNPPVVTKPDAPSNLTAVALSPTSIRLTWSGPTTATGYVVQRAAGSGAFATIASNVGTTTYTDTGLTPATQYRYQVATLRNADTSTTWAAVAMGSAQKATVTLAGNLTTTRTLTPDTNWVLSGFYKVRAGGQLVVKPGTVIVGDTLVPGSSLWILQGGKIDAQGTAAQPIVFTSERAAGTRAPGDWGGVIIVGKAIANRGCPNAANPACVNATLTEGPSGGLQNTAENYAGGTDPNDNSGTLRYVRIEFAGYAVDVNQELNALSSYAVGRGTTYEYLEALSGLDDSFEFFGGSVDARYLVSYEAGDDHFDWTEGFNGRVQFIIGLQTYKPTPRAGAGFASSDPRGFEGDGCENDKPGCPDYNTKPYSMPVFANFTLIGSGPDVFTGISAANTSGATIRRGSGGSLFNGVIARWQGIGLNVVDAQTDQRRQEDSLFVSNNVFASNAGGNFNAAGTGFGQLTSFPNNDDSPADPTTFFTALPAAGATPTLAGLDWTPSAASPLRSGGLTTLPPRVAARVTGFFGGAMPATSYRGAADPSGTKWWAGWTSYARN; encoded by the coding sequence ATGGGTCTTCACCCCCGTCGGCTCCTCACGCTCGCCGTGATCACGGCGCTCGCGGCTTGCAGCAGCAACGACAACGGCGTCGTCGGCACGACGAACCCGCCAGTGGTCACGAAGCCGGATGCGCCTTCGAACCTCACCGCCGTCGCGCTCTCGCCGACGTCGATCCGCCTCACGTGGAGCGGTCCGACGACCGCGACCGGCTACGTCGTGCAGCGCGCCGCGGGCAGCGGCGCGTTCGCGACCATCGCGTCGAACGTCGGTACGACGACGTACACCGACACCGGCCTCACGCCGGCGACCCAGTACCGCTACCAGGTCGCCACGCTCCGCAACGCCGACACGAGCACGACGTGGGCGGCGGTGGCCATGGGCTCGGCGCAGAAGGCGACGGTGACGCTCGCCGGCAACCTCACCACGACGCGCACGCTCACGCCGGACACGAACTGGGTGCTGAGCGGCTTCTACAAGGTGCGCGCGGGCGGGCAGCTCGTCGTGAAGCCGGGCACCGTGATCGTCGGCGACACGCTCGTGCCGGGCTCCTCGCTCTGGATCCTGCAGGGCGGCAAGATCGACGCGCAGGGCACCGCCGCGCAGCCGATCGTGTTCACGTCGGAGCGGGCCGCCGGCACGCGCGCACCGGGCGACTGGGGCGGCGTCATCATCGTCGGCAAGGCGATCGCGAACCGCGGCTGCCCGAACGCCGCGAACCCCGCGTGCGTGAACGCGACCCTCACCGAGGGCCCGTCGGGCGGCCTGCAGAACACCGCCGAGAACTACGCCGGCGGTACGGACCCGAACGACAACAGCGGCACGCTGCGCTACGTGCGCATCGAGTTCGCCGGCTACGCGGTGGACGTGAATCAGGAGCTGAACGCGCTGTCGAGCTACGCGGTCGGCCGCGGCACGACGTACGAGTACCTCGAGGCGCTGTCGGGGCTCGACGACTCGTTCGAGTTCTTCGGCGGCTCGGTCGACGCGCGCTACCTCGTGTCGTACGAGGCGGGCGACGACCACTTCGACTGGACCGAGGGCTTCAACGGCCGCGTGCAGTTCATCATCGGACTGCAGACGTACAAGCCCACGCCGCGCGCCGGCGCCGGCTTCGCGTCGAGCGACCCGCGCGGCTTCGAGGGAGACGGCTGCGAGAACGACAAGCCGGGCTGCCCGGACTACAACACGAAGCCGTACTCGATGCCGGTGTTCGCGAACTTCACGCTCATCGGGTCGGGCCCCGACGTCTTCACCGGCATCTCGGCCGCGAACACGAGCGGCGCGACGATCCGCCGCGGCTCGGGCGGCTCGCTGTTCAACGGCGTGATCGCGCGCTGGCAGGGGATCGGGCTGAACGTCGTCGACGCGCAGACCGACCAGCGTCGGCAGGAAGACAGCCTGTTCGTGAGCAACAACGTGTTCGCGTCGAACGCCGGCGGGAACTTCAACGCCGCGGGCACCGGCTTCGGCCAGCTCACGAGCTTCCCGAACAACGACGACTCGCCGGCCGATCCGACGACGTTCTTCACCGCGCTCCCCGCGGCCGGCGCGACGCCGACGCTCGCTGGGCTCGACTGGACGCCGTCGGCGGCGTCGCCCCTGCGCAGCGGCGGTCTCACGACGCTGCCGCCTCGCGTCGCGGCGCGCGTGACGGGCTTCTTCGGCGGCGCGATGCCGGCCACGTCGTACCGCGGCGCGGCCGACCCGAGCGGCACGAAGTGGTGGGCCGGCTGGACGAGCTACGCGCGCAACTGA
- a CDS encoding TonB-dependent receptor, which produces MRIPHPLVLAVAPAFALAAPAVSQQPARTTGRIVGRVVDAASGAGLADVGIQVVGTTLGTLTGVDGRFTVPAAPAGSVTLMARRIGYQAKTVTGIVVPAGGSVEQSIALGAATVQLQAVSVTASAERGTVSEALDRQRTATGIVNSVTAEQIARSPDRDAAQAVQRVSGVTVTDGKYVLVRGLGERYTTASLNGARMPSPEPERKVVPLDLFPSALLQSVTTSKTFTPDQPGDFTGASVDIATREFPAKRLVTLTATTGYNSIATGRTVLGGARLGTEWLGLGGSGRALPAGGDLAVRALDPAQSRRFVGQLHNNWTPFQSTARPNAGLGASIGGQAPLGFLGGRSIGYVASLSYAYNQEVRADELRQLVVGGGPAQVRAFNSLAGETGRESVLWGGIANVSTLLGTHTRIALNNMYNRSADNEAHLDEGFDESQSVDPTAHASTIRRSWLDFVQRTVRSNQLRGEHTIGARQSLDWTITSSGVTRDQPDRTDVFLRRDTPRDAYVLPLGEPRAARRLYAALRENSVAPQASYRVQLGSDVRPWTLKVGGAYRDTRRTASNEPFFFTSPSVTEAELRQTPEQLFPTLTAENRVIVDRDPASGAYTANDRVAAGYGMAEIPLGDHLRLVGGARVESWRLALNTRQTVGDRFDSTYTSTDVLPSLALNVKLTDAQNVRLSASRTLSRPEYRELSPLQERGPIGDLDFVGNPSLQRALIDNVDARWELYPNPGEILSLAVFAKRFDHPIERVQVSTNGGNIYSFVNADAAHNYGVELEARKGLGFLGAPLRPFSGFANVTLMKSTITPGNTDISALTSADRPMVGQAPYVVNTGLSWATAGGGTSATLLYNVVGRAIAATGTKPTPDTYVQPRNMLDLSLQFPLAGGVAAKLNGRNLLDAPYEERAGGLTRVRYRTGRVLSMALTWTP; this is translated from the coding sequence ATGCGAATCCCCCATCCGCTCGTCCTCGCCGTGGCGCCCGCGTTCGCGCTGGCCGCGCCCGCCGTCTCGCAGCAACCCGCGCGCACCACCGGCAGGATCGTCGGCCGTGTGGTGGACGCGGCCAGCGGGGCGGGACTCGCCGACGTCGGCATCCAGGTCGTCGGCACCACGTTAGGCACCCTCACCGGCGTCGACGGCCGGTTCACCGTTCCGGCGGCGCCCGCCGGCAGCGTCACGCTGATGGCGCGCCGCATCGGCTATCAGGCGAAGACGGTCACCGGCATCGTCGTGCCCGCCGGCGGCTCGGTGGAGCAGAGCATCGCGTTAGGCGCCGCCACCGTGCAGCTCCAGGCCGTCTCCGTCACCGCGTCCGCCGAGCGTGGCACGGTGAGCGAGGCGCTCGACCGGCAGCGCACCGCGACCGGCATCGTGAACTCGGTCACCGCCGAGCAGATCGCGCGCAGCCCCGACCGCGATGCCGCGCAGGCCGTGCAGCGCGTGAGCGGCGTGACGGTCACCGACGGCAAGTACGTGCTCGTGCGCGGGCTCGGCGAGCGCTACACCACCGCGTCGCTGAACGGCGCGCGCATGCCGAGCCCGGAGCCCGAGCGCAAGGTCGTGCCGCTCGACCTGTTCCCGTCGGCGCTGCTCCAGAGCGTGACGACGAGCAAGACGTTCACCCCCGACCAGCCCGGCGACTTCACCGGCGCCTCGGTCGACATCGCGACGCGCGAGTTCCCGGCGAAGCGGCTCGTCACGCTCACCGCGACGACCGGCTACAACTCGATCGCCACGGGCCGCACGGTGCTCGGCGGCGCGCGGCTCGGCACCGAGTGGCTCGGCCTCGGCGGCAGCGGGCGCGCGCTGCCCGCCGGCGGCGATCTGGCGGTACGGGCCCTCGATCCGGCGCAGTCGCGCCGCTTCGTCGGGCAATTGCACAACAACTGGACGCCGTTCCAGTCCACCGCGCGGCCGAATGCCGGCCTCGGCGCGTCGATCGGCGGCCAGGCGCCGTTAGGCTTCCTGGGTGGCCGCTCCATCGGATACGTCGCGTCGCTGTCGTACGCGTACAACCAGGAGGTCCGGGCCGACGAGCTGCGGCAGCTCGTGGTCGGCGGCGGGCCGGCGCAGGTGCGCGCGTTCAACTCGCTCGCCGGCGAGACCGGACGCGAGAGCGTGCTGTGGGGCGGCATCGCGAACGTCAGCACGCTGCTCGGCACGCACACGCGCATCGCGCTGAACAACATGTACAACCGGTCGGCGGACAACGAGGCGCACCTCGACGAGGGCTTCGACGAGTCGCAGAGCGTCGATCCGACGGCGCACGCGAGCACCATCCGCCGCTCGTGGCTCGACTTCGTGCAGCGTACGGTGCGCTCCAACCAGCTCCGCGGCGAGCACACGATCGGCGCGCGGCAGAGCCTCGACTGGACGATCACGTCGTCCGGCGTGACGCGCGACCAGCCCGACCGCACCGACGTGTTCCTGCGCCGCGACACGCCGCGGGACGCCTACGTGCTGCCGCTCGGCGAGCCCCGCGCGGCGCGCCGGCTCTATGCCGCGCTGCGCGAGAACAGCGTGGCGCCACAGGCGAGCTACCGCGTGCAGCTCGGCAGCGACGTCCGCCCGTGGACGCTGAAGGTCGGCGGCGCCTACCGCGACACGCGGCGCACGGCGTCGAACGAGCCGTTCTTCTTCACGTCGCCGAGCGTCACCGAAGCGGAGCTGCGTCAGACGCCGGAGCAGCTCTTCCCCACGCTGACGGCCGAGAACCGCGTGATCGTCGACCGCGACCCGGCGTCGGGCGCGTACACCGCGAACGACCGCGTGGCCGCCGGCTACGGCATGGCGGAGATCCCGTTAGGCGACCATCTCCGCCTCGTCGGCGGCGCGCGCGTCGAGAGCTGGCGGCTCGCGCTGAACACGCGGCAGACCGTCGGCGATCGGTTCGACTCCACGTACACGAGCACCGACGTGCTCCCATCGCTCGCGCTGAACGTGAAGCTGACCGACGCACAGAACGTCCGGCTGTCGGCGTCGCGCACGCTGTCGCGCCCCGAGTACCGTGAGCTGTCGCCGCTGCAGGAGCGCGGGCCGATCGGGGACCTCGACTTCGTCGGCAACCCGTCGCTGCAGCGCGCGCTGATCGACAACGTCGACGCGCGGTGGGAGCTGTACCCGAACCCGGGCGAGATCCTCAGCCTCGCCGTGTTCGCGAAGCGGTTCGACCATCCGATCGAGCGCGTGCAGGTGTCGACGAACGGCGGCAACATCTACTCGTTCGTGAACGCGGACGCGGCGCACAACTACGGCGTGGAGCTCGAGGCGCGGAAGGGGCTCGGCTTCCTCGGTGCGCCCCTGCGGCCGTTCTCCGGCTTCGCGAACGTGACGCTGATGAAGAGCACCATCACGCCGGGCAACACCGACATCAGCGCGCTCACGAGCGCCGACCGGCCGATGGTGGGCCAGGCGCCGTACGTCGTGAACACCGGGCTGTCGTGGGCCACCGCCGGCGGCGGCACGAGCGCGACGCTGCTGTACAACGTCGTCGGCCGCGCGATCGCCGCGACGGGCACGAAGCCGACGCCCGATACCTACGTGCAGCCGCGCAACATGCTCGACCTCTCGCTCCAGTTCCCGCTCGCCGGCGGCGTCGCCGCGAAGCTGAACGGGCGCAACCTGCTCGACGCGCCGTACGAGGAGCGCGCCGGCGGCCTCACGCGCGTGCGCTACCGCACGGGACGCGTGCTCTCCATGGCGCTGACCTGGACGCCGTGA
- a CDS encoding pentapeptide repeat-containing protein: MLSVHRWDTGVTILELPCDTLAAAELPRAVLSYADLRAADLRDADLRGSDLCLSDLRDAVLAGAALTGADITLADLEAADFSRTLLGDARLQAVNRKRPGPKRTSFAAADLTRATLKNSNLSACRFDDATMFRADLTRCDLSGADLTGADLSYATLAFANLAGATLRYASLVGANLTGAVLENADLAHADLSLAALNGARVAGADFTDTLWSRTALSRCTGFGAARGLDTLRYGDPSGADPSSVHGATLPAELLAHLGYGAD, from the coding sequence ATGCTCTCCGTTCACCGCTGGGACACCGGCGTCACGATCCTCGAGCTGCCGTGCGACACGCTCGCCGCCGCGGAGCTCCCGCGCGCGGTGCTGTCGTACGCCGACCTGCGCGCGGCGGATCTGCGCGACGCGGATCTCCGCGGCAGCGATCTCTGTCTCTCCGACCTGCGCGACGCGGTGCTCGCCGGCGCGGCGCTCACCGGCGCGGACATCACGCTCGCCGACCTCGAGGCAGCCGACTTCTCGCGCACGCTGCTCGGCGACGCGCGGCTGCAGGCGGTGAACCGCAAGCGCCCGGGCCCGAAGCGCACGTCGTTCGCCGCCGCGGACCTCACGCGCGCGACGCTGAAGAACTCGAACCTCTCGGCGTGCCGCTTCGACGACGCGACGATGTTCCGCGCGGACCTCACGCGCTGCGATCTCAGCGGCGCCGACCTCACGGGCGCCGACCTGTCGTACGCGACGCTCGCGTTCGCGAACCTGGCGGGCGCCACGCTGCGCTACGCGTCGCTCGTCGGCGCGAACCTCACGGGCGCCGTGCTGGAGAACGCCGACCTCGCGCACGCCGACCTCTCGCTCGCCGCGCTGAACGGCGCACGCGTCGCCGGCGCGGACTTCACCGACACGCTCTGGTCGCGCACCGCGCTGTCGCGATGCACCGGCTTCGGCGCCGCGCGCGGGCTCGACACGCTGCGCTACGGCGACCCGTCCGGCGCGGATCCGTCGAGCGTGCACGGCGCGACGCTGCCGGCGGAGCTGCTGGCGCACCTCGGCTACGGTGCGGATTGA
- a CDS encoding spondin domain-containing protein, producing the protein MTRSRSAALLAVAALTLPASLRAQYAAGREVQFTIRVENVSTPATLKLSNGKTAPAPTAPLLWTITDEGNPLFTPGAVDRGQGLERLAEDGNPGVLADYVTANLKSVLRNGVAGTPVGDAHAGPITPGKAYEFTVAASPGQRLTLAFMFGQSNDLFYAPGPKAIALFDAKGQPRVADVTSELRLWDAGTEVNEEPGLGASQAPRQPAPNTGAAERRPVQLVHDRFTYPATRDVVKVTIRPSTATAAR; encoded by the coding sequence ATGACTCGCTCCCGCTCCGCGGCGCTGCTCGCCGTCGCCGCGCTCACGCTTCCCGCCTCGCTCCGCGCGCAGTACGCGGCCGGCCGCGAGGTGCAGTTCACGATCCGCGTGGAGAACGTGTCCACGCCCGCCACGCTCAAGCTGTCGAACGGCAAGACCGCGCCAGCGCCCACCGCGCCGCTGCTGTGGACGATCACCGACGAGGGGAACCCGCTGTTCACGCCCGGTGCGGTGGACCGCGGCCAGGGGCTCGAGCGGCTCGCCGAGGACGGCAACCCCGGCGTGCTCGCGGACTACGTCACGGCGAACCTGAAGAGCGTGCTGCGCAACGGCGTGGCCGGCACGCCGGTCGGCGACGCGCACGCGGGTCCGATCACGCCGGGCAAGGCGTACGAGTTCACCGTCGCGGCGTCGCCCGGCCAGCGCCTGACGCTCGCGTTCATGTTCGGCCAGTCGAACGACCTGTTCTACGCGCCGGGCCCGAAGGCGATCGCGCTGTTCGACGCGAAGGGACAGCCGCGCGTCGCGGACGTCACGAGCGAGCTGCGGCTGTGGGACGCCGGCACGGAGGTGAACGAGGAGCCCGGGCTCGGCGCGAGCCAGGCGCCGCGCCAGCCCGCGCCGAACACGGGCGCCGCGGAGCGCAGGCCGGTGCAGCTCGTGCACGACCGCTTCACGTACCCCGCCACGCGCGACGTGGTGAAGGTCACCATCCGTCCGTCCACCGCGACGGCGGCGCGCTGA
- a CDS encoding anti-sigma factor family protein, with protein MSHLTRLTCEEAFRRLDDFLDRELSAAETELVHEHLEICAGCAREFRFEASVLRGVRAKLRQIEVTLPAGLRDRVLRALAAEGAR; from the coding sequence ATGAGCCACCTCACCCGCCTTACCTGCGAGGAGGCGTTCCGTCGCCTCGACGACTTCCTCGACCGCGAGCTGAGCGCCGCGGAGACGGAGCTGGTGCACGAGCATCTCGAGATCTGCGCCGGCTGCGCGCGCGAATTCCGCTTCGAGGCGAGCGTGCTGCGCGGCGTGCGCGCGAAGCTGCGCCAGATCGAGGTCACGCTACCAGCGGGGCTACGGGACCGGGTGCTGCGCGCGCTCGCGGCGGAGGGAGCGCGTTAG
- a CDS encoding sigma-70 family RNA polymerase sigma factor, translated as MTESTHTSTASPVAPAEVGGLAPGGFEPLLLAVLSPAFGYALRLARNRADAEDLVQDASLLAFRAAHTFEPGTNFKAWFFQILTRCFYARHRRQQRRPTTVDLEDTPDLYLYSRSAAAGLPWEGEDPASLLIDRLGSERVEAAIEQLPEEYGTVCALYFTEDFAYHEIAAVLGIPVGTVRSRLHRGRKMLQKVLWHVAEEAGIVRDLAHREERP; from the coding sequence ATGACCGAGTCGACCCACACATCGACCGCATCGCCCGTCGCGCCCGCCGAGGTGGGTGGGCTCGCGCCGGGCGGGTTCGAGCCGCTGCTGCTCGCGGTGCTCTCGCCCGCGTTCGGCTACGCACTGCGTCTCGCGCGCAACCGCGCCGACGCCGAGGACCTCGTGCAGGACGCGTCGCTGCTCGCGTTCCGCGCGGCGCACACGTTCGAGCCGGGAACCAACTTCAAGGCGTGGTTCTTCCAGATACTGACGCGCTGCTTCTACGCGCGACATCGACGGCAGCAGCGCCGCCCTACGACGGTGGACCTGGAGGACACGCCCGACCTGTATCTGTACTCGCGATCGGCAGCGGCCGGGCTGCCATGGGAGGGGGAGGATCCGGCCAGCCTGCTCATCGACCGACTCGGCTCCGAGCGCGTCGAGGCGGCGATCGAGCAGCTTCCCGAGGAGTACGGCACCGTGTGCGCGCTCTACTTCACCGAAGACTTCGCGTACCACGAGATCGCCGCCGTGCTCGGGATCCCGGTCGGCACCGTGCGGTCGAGACTACACCGAGGGCGGAAGATGCTCCAGAAAGTGCTCTGGCACGTTGCCGAGGAAGCGGGGATCGTGCGCGATCTCGCGCACCGGGAGGAGCGGCCATGA
- a CDS encoding response regulator gives MASATLTMLVVDDEPQIRRLLRNALTAGPVDASADAEPAAEVRVIEAGTGQEGIDLAAAESPALVVLDLGLPDMPGIDVCREIRRWLDAPIVVLSARHTDTEKAALLDAGADDYITKPFSTVELLARVRVQLRRARAGSASASATVVTFGDFAVDLPRRRVERAGAPLHLTRTEWALLRTFVLHPRQTLTHGQLFREVWGTSEGDPQQYLRVYVGHLRRKIEADPVRPRFIQTDPGVGYRFEPDGATPIRDA, from the coding sequence ATGGCGTCCGCGACGCTCACGATGCTCGTCGTCGACGACGAGCCGCAGATCCGCCGGCTCCTGCGCAACGCGCTCACCGCGGGTCCGGTCGACGCATCCGCCGACGCCGAGCCGGCCGCGGAGGTGCGCGTCATCGAGGCCGGCACGGGTCAGGAGGGGATCGACCTCGCCGCGGCGGAGTCTCCCGCGCTCGTCGTGCTCGACCTCGGCCTCCCCGACATGCCGGGGATCGACGTGTGCCGCGAGATCCGCCGCTGGCTCGACGCCCCGATCGTCGTGCTCTCCGCGCGCCACACCGACACCGAGAAGGCGGCGCTGCTCGACGCCGGCGCGGACGACTACATCACGAAGCCGTTCAGCACCGTGGAGCTCCTCGCGCGGGTGCGCGTGCAGCTCCGCCGGGCGCGGGCGGGCAGCGCGTCGGCGTCCGCGACGGTGGTGACGTTCGGCGACTTCGCCGTCGACCTGCCGCGCCGACGGGTCGAGCGTGCCGGCGCGCCGCTGCATCTCACGCGCACCGAGTGGGCGCTGCTGCGCACGTTCGTGCTGCACCCGCGGCAGACGCTCACCCACGGGCAGCTCTTCCGCGAGGTGTGGGGCACGTCCGAGGGGGACCCGCAGCAGTACCTGCGCGTGTACGTGGGACACCTGCGCCGGAAGATCGAGGCGGATCCGGTGCGGCCGCGGTTCATCCAGACGGATCCCGGCGTGGGCTATCGCTTCGAGCCCGACGGCGCCACGCCGATCCGAGATGCCTAA